A window of Hevea brasiliensis isolate MT/VB/25A 57/8 chromosome 14, ASM3005281v1, whole genome shotgun sequence contains these coding sequences:
- the LOC110642029 gene encoding lectin 6-like yields the protein MAKFMGFGLNTVAELLPCFPKKQSDAPVTLLWKSPDGDASPLDSVIQHTPNQLSQTGHATYVEPLHLWDNASGSHADFTTNFSFSIDAQNNASHADGLAFFIVPPQYRMPDERQGSVIGLASGKLILNSTANPFVAVEFDTYYNPWDDMDHVGIDISSLKSLKSVKRYSSVMDGRVINARINYNSSSKNLYVYFTGVSGIGLASGNMTIISTANPFVTVTQPILERKKWITSLRRPRRR from the exons ATGGcgaaatttatgggttttggtctaAATACTGTTGCTGAACTACTCCCTTGTTTCCCAAAAAAACAATCCGATGCTCCCGTCACTTTGCTCTGGAAATCTCCTGATG GAGATGCATCTCCTTTGGATTCTGTCATCCAGCATACTCCAAACCAGCTTTCTCAAACAGGTCATGCCACATATGTGGAGCCATTGCATCTCTGGGACAATGCCTCAGGAAGCCACGCTGACTTCACGACCAATTTCTCTTTCTCCATTGACGCACAGAACAATGCTTCACATGCTGATGGGCTCGCATTCTTCATTGTTCCTCCGCAATACAGAATGCCTGATGAAAGGCAAGGGAGCGTTATTGGCCTTGCCAGTGGCAAACTGATCTTAAACTCAACAGCAAATCCATTTGTTGCTGTCGAGTTTGATACATACTACAATCCATGGGATGACATGGATCATGTTGGTATTGACATCAGCTCTTTGAAATCTTTAAAAAGTGTGAAACGGTACAGTAGCGTTATGGATGGGAGGGTAATAAATGCTAGAATTAATTATAATTCTAGTTCCAAGAATCTCTATGTTTATTTTACAGGAGTTTCAGGTATTGGTCTTGCCAGTGGCAACATGACCATAATCTCAACAGCAAATCCATTTGTTACTGTCACTCAGCCGATCCTGGAGAGGAAAAAATGGATCACAAGCTTGCGCCGGCCCCGTAGAAGATGA